A single Sylvia atricapilla isolate bSylAtr1 chromosome 29, bSylAtr1.pri, whole genome shotgun sequence DNA region contains:
- the LARP4 gene encoding la-related protein 4 isoform X3, with protein MLLFVEQVTSKGAGLNPNAKVWQEVPQGTGEAVAPTNGTEHTWQETAAAQGTPAEGNIEISEDSCKQYEVIYSPSCEATRNGTGVDEASANGIVLATEDLGYQIYEVSGDGSSTVSTEDIRECLRKQLEFCFSRENLSKDLYLMSQMDSDQFVPIWTIANMEGIKKLTTDMDLILEVLRSSPMVQVDERGEKVRPNHKRCIIILREIPETTPIEEVKALFKNENCPKVISCEFAHNNNWYVTFQSDTDAQQAFKYLREEVKTFQGKPVMARIKAINTFFAKNGYRVVDSSVYPQPVQTQAQFASPLFMQPVYSPQQYSIYSIVPQTWSPNPAPYFETPLAPFPNGGFVNGFNTPGSYKTNAASLSIGRPFHRNRVKPHFRSSSSSEHPEGPPGAGALPVGDLSRTSSRNFVMERHNSSLSGHQDQGYSQKDSPAAPLEQNGDYGVGRGRRNVFRGRRRREDDRVSRPQPSAETKTQTPKFDLLASNFPPLPGSTAKILGEPVLESRMSDIVKGVCKEKESKDSLSPGSAPAPEEQTPSAAPPPVPSVSSPSQTEPVVLSIVQPESKPEEVSAPKDVASPASPPASISPVSAAKPPRTNTSSPSAQASAAPALTTQEPRKLSYAEVCQKPPKEPPPAPVQPLREHRANIVPPAKTEENAPPEKAPDKAPEKVLEKAPPHERPEGRMKDFSGFRGSGAPRGAAGKIREQRRQFGRRSSPQGAPRRLGKEQYVPPRSPK; from the exons ATGTTGCTGTTCGTGGAG CAGGTAACATCCAAAGGTGCTGGCTTGAACCCCAACGCCAAAGTGTGGCAAGAAGTGCCCCAGGGCACTGGGGAGGCCGTGGCCCCCACCaatggcacagagcacacgtggcaggagacagcagcagcccaggggacTCCAGCTGAGG GTAACATAGAGATCTCAGAGGACAGCTGCAAGCAGTATGAAGTGATATATTCCCCATCCTGTGAAGCCACAAGGAATGGCACAGGAGTTGATGAGGCCTCAGCAAATGGAATTGTCCTGGCGACGGAAGATCTGGGGTACCAAATTTATGAAGTGTCTG GTGATGGCAGCTCCACTGTGTCCACAGAAGACATCAGAGAATGTTTGAGAAAACAACTCGAATTCTGCTTCTCGCG AGAGAATCTTTCAAAGGATCTCTACTTGATGTCTCAGATGGACAGTGATCAGTTTGTTCCAATATGGACAATTGCCAATATGGAAGGGATTAAGAAGCTGACAACGGATATGGACCTTATTCTTGAAGTTTTGAGAT CTTCTCCTATGGTACAAGTGGATGAAAGGGGAGAGAAAGTCAGACCAAACCACAAGCGATGTATTATCATTCTCCGTGAGATCCCTGAAACAACACCTATAGAG GAGGTGAAGGCTCTGTTCAAGAACGAGAACTGCCCCAAGGTGATAAGCTGTGAGTTTGCTCACAACAACAACTGGTACGTTACATTCCAGTCCGACACAGACGCGCAACAG GCATTCAAATACTTAAGGGAAGAAGTGAAAACCTTTCAGGGCAAGCCAGTAATG GCCAGGATAAAAGCCATCAACACGTTCTTTGCTAAGAATGGTTACAGGGTGGTGGATTCCAGTGTGTATCCCCAGCCCGTGCAGACCCAAGCCCAGTTTGCCTCCCCCCTGTTTATGCAGCCTGTATATAGCCCTCAGCAGTACTCCATTTACAGCATCGTGCCTCAGACGTGGTCTCCAAATCCTGCACCTTACTTTGAGACACCACTG GCCCCGTTTCCCAATGGTGGATTTGTGAATGGCTTTAATACACCAGGATCATACAAAACAAATGCTGCTTCTCTGAGTATAGGTCGCCCATTCCACAGGAATCG ggTGAAGCCCCATTTCCGCTCgtccagcagctctgagcacccAGAGGGGCCACCCGGCGCCGGGGCCCTGCCCGTGGGAGACCTGAGCAGAACCAGCTCCAGGAATTTTGTCATGGAGAGACACAACAGCTCTTTAAGTGGGCACCAAGACCAAGGGTATTCCCAGAAGGATTCTCCCGCGGCGCCGCTGGAGCAGAACGGCGATTACGGCGTCGGCAGGGGCAG GAGGAACGTGTTCAGAGGTCGCAGGAGACGGGAGGACGACCGAGTTTCA AGACCTCAGCCTTCAGCAGAAACAAAGACTCAGACACCAAAGTTTGACTTGCTTGCATCCAATTTCCCACCTttgcctggcagcacagcaaaaattctgggagagcctgtgctggagagcaggatgTCTGACATTGTTAAAGGAGTCTGCAAAGAGAAG gaaaGCAAAGACTCCCTGTCCCcgggctcagctcctgctccagaggaaCAAACACCCAGCGCTGCCCCACCGCCCGTGCCCAGCGTGAGCTCCCCGAGCCAGACTGAGCCTGTGGTGCTGAG CATTGTTCAGCCAGAGAGCAAACCAGAAGAAGTGTCTGCTCCAAAGGACGTGGCCAGCCCAGCTTCTCCACCGGCATCCATCAGTCCCGTCAGTGCTGCAAAGCCACCGAGGACAAACACCTCCTCACCTTCTGCTCAAgccagtgcagctcctgccctgacAACACAG GAGCCTCGCAAGCTCAGTTACGCTGAAGTTTGCCAGAAACCCCCAAAGgagccacctccagcccctgtCCAACCTCTGAGGGAGCACCGCGCCAACATCGTTCCCCCTGCCAAAACCGAGGAGAACGCTCCGCCGGAGAAAGCTCCGGACAAGGCTCCGGAGAAGGTTCTGGAGAAAGCTCCTCCTCACGAGAGGCCCGAAGGTCGAATGAAGGATTTCTCCGGGTTCCGTGGCAGCGGAgctcccaggggagctgctggcaaaATCAGGGAACAGAGGCGCCAGTTTGGACGCAGATCTTCGCCTCAGGGAGCGCCGCGCCGCCTCGGCAAGGAGCAGTACGTGCCACCCCGCTCACCAAAGTAA
- the LARP4 gene encoding la-related protein 4 isoform X2, whose product MLSDVNKERLKATLLMEVTSKGAGLNPNAKVWQEVPQGTGEAVAPTNGTEHTWQETAAAQGTPAEGNIEISEDSCKQYEVIYSPSCEATRNGTGVDEASANGIVLATEDLGYQIYEVSGDGSSTVSTEDIRECLRKQLEFCFSRENLSKDLYLMSQMDSDQFVPIWTIANMEGIKKLTTDMDLILEVLRSSPMVQVDERGEKVRPNHKRCIIILREIPETTPIEEVKALFKNENCPKVISCEFAHNNNWYVTFQSDTDAQQAFKYLREEVKTFQGKPVMARIKAINTFFAKNGYRVVDSSVYPQPVQTQAQFASPLFMQPVYSPQQYSIYSIVPQTWSPNPAPYFETPLAPFPNGGFVNGFNTPGSYKTNAASLSIGRPFHRNRVKPHFRSSSSSEHPEGPPGAGALPVGDLSRTSSRNFVMERHNSSLSGHQDQGYSQKDSPAAPLEQNGDYGVGRGRRNVFRGRRRREDDRVSRPQPSAETKTQTPKFDLLASNFPPLPGSTAKILGEPVLESRMSDIVKGVCKEKESKDSLSPGSAPAPEEQTPSAAPPPVPSVSSPSQTEPVVLSIVQPESKPEEVSAPKDVASPASPPASISPVSAAKPPRTNTSSPSAQASAAPALTTQEPRKLSYAEVCQKPPKEPPPAPVQPLREHRANIVPPAKTEENAPPEKAPDKAPEKVLEKAPPHERPEGRMKDFSGFRGSGAPRGAAGKIREQRRQFGRRSSPQGAPRRLGKEQYVPPRSPK is encoded by the exons ATGTTGTCGGATGTCAATAAAGAGAGGTTGAAGGCAACACTTCTAATGGAG GTAACATCCAAAGGTGCTGGCTTGAACCCCAACGCCAAAGTGTGGCAAGAAGTGCCCCAGGGCACTGGGGAGGCCGTGGCCCCCACCaatggcacagagcacacgtggcaggagacagcagcagcccaggggacTCCAGCTGAGG GTAACATAGAGATCTCAGAGGACAGCTGCAAGCAGTATGAAGTGATATATTCCCCATCCTGTGAAGCCACAAGGAATGGCACAGGAGTTGATGAGGCCTCAGCAAATGGAATTGTCCTGGCGACGGAAGATCTGGGGTACCAAATTTATGAAGTGTCTG GTGATGGCAGCTCCACTGTGTCCACAGAAGACATCAGAGAATGTTTGAGAAAACAACTCGAATTCTGCTTCTCGCG AGAGAATCTTTCAAAGGATCTCTACTTGATGTCTCAGATGGACAGTGATCAGTTTGTTCCAATATGGACAATTGCCAATATGGAAGGGATTAAGAAGCTGACAACGGATATGGACCTTATTCTTGAAGTTTTGAGAT CTTCTCCTATGGTACAAGTGGATGAAAGGGGAGAGAAAGTCAGACCAAACCACAAGCGATGTATTATCATTCTCCGTGAGATCCCTGAAACAACACCTATAGAG GAGGTGAAGGCTCTGTTCAAGAACGAGAACTGCCCCAAGGTGATAAGCTGTGAGTTTGCTCACAACAACAACTGGTACGTTACATTCCAGTCCGACACAGACGCGCAACAG GCATTCAAATACTTAAGGGAAGAAGTGAAAACCTTTCAGGGCAAGCCAGTAATG GCCAGGATAAAAGCCATCAACACGTTCTTTGCTAAGAATGGTTACAGGGTGGTGGATTCCAGTGTGTATCCCCAGCCCGTGCAGACCCAAGCCCAGTTTGCCTCCCCCCTGTTTATGCAGCCTGTATATAGCCCTCAGCAGTACTCCATTTACAGCATCGTGCCTCAGACGTGGTCTCCAAATCCTGCACCTTACTTTGAGACACCACTG GCCCCGTTTCCCAATGGTGGATTTGTGAATGGCTTTAATACACCAGGATCATACAAAACAAATGCTGCTTCTCTGAGTATAGGTCGCCCATTCCACAGGAATCG ggTGAAGCCCCATTTCCGCTCgtccagcagctctgagcacccAGAGGGGCCACCCGGCGCCGGGGCCCTGCCCGTGGGAGACCTGAGCAGAACCAGCTCCAGGAATTTTGTCATGGAGAGACACAACAGCTCTTTAAGTGGGCACCAAGACCAAGGGTATTCCCAGAAGGATTCTCCCGCGGCGCCGCTGGAGCAGAACGGCGATTACGGCGTCGGCAGGGGCAG GAGGAACGTGTTCAGAGGTCGCAGGAGACGGGAGGACGACCGAGTTTCA AGACCTCAGCCTTCAGCAGAAACAAAGACTCAGACACCAAAGTTTGACTTGCTTGCATCCAATTTCCCACCTttgcctggcagcacagcaaaaattctgggagagcctgtgctggagagcaggatgTCTGACATTGTTAAAGGAGTCTGCAAAGAGAAG gaaaGCAAAGACTCCCTGTCCCcgggctcagctcctgctccagaggaaCAAACACCCAGCGCTGCCCCACCGCCCGTGCCCAGCGTGAGCTCCCCGAGCCAGACTGAGCCTGTGGTGCTGAG CATTGTTCAGCCAGAGAGCAAACCAGAAGAAGTGTCTGCTCCAAAGGACGTGGCCAGCCCAGCTTCTCCACCGGCATCCATCAGTCCCGTCAGTGCTGCAAAGCCACCGAGGACAAACACCTCCTCACCTTCTGCTCAAgccagtgcagctcctgccctgacAACACAG GAGCCTCGCAAGCTCAGTTACGCTGAAGTTTGCCAGAAACCCCCAAAGgagccacctccagcccctgtCCAACCTCTGAGGGAGCACCGCGCCAACATCGTTCCCCCTGCCAAAACCGAGGAGAACGCTCCGCCGGAGAAAGCTCCGGACAAGGCTCCGGAGAAGGTTCTGGAGAAAGCTCCTCCTCACGAGAGGCCCGAAGGTCGAATGAAGGATTTCTCCGGGTTCCGTGGCAGCGGAgctcccaggggagctgctggcaaaATCAGGGAACAGAGGCGCCAGTTTGGACGCAGATCTTCGCCTCAGGGAGCGCCGCGCCGCCTCGGCAAGGAGCAGTACGTGCCACCCCGCTCACCAAAGTAA
- the LARP4 gene encoding la-related protein 4 isoform X4, whose translation MLLFVEVTSKGAGLNPNAKVWQEVPQGTGEAVAPTNGTEHTWQETAAAQGTPAEGNIEISEDSCKQYEVIYSPSCEATRNGTGVDEASANGIVLATEDLGYQIYEVSGDGSSTVSTEDIRECLRKQLEFCFSRENLSKDLYLMSQMDSDQFVPIWTIANMEGIKKLTTDMDLILEVLRSSPMVQVDERGEKVRPNHKRCIIILREIPETTPIEEVKALFKNENCPKVISCEFAHNNNWYVTFQSDTDAQQAFKYLREEVKTFQGKPVMARIKAINTFFAKNGYRVVDSSVYPQPVQTQAQFASPLFMQPVYSPQQYSIYSIVPQTWSPNPAPYFETPLAPFPNGGFVNGFNTPGSYKTNAASLSIGRPFHRNRVKPHFRSSSSSEHPEGPPGAGALPVGDLSRTSSRNFVMERHNSSLSGHQDQGYSQKDSPAAPLEQNGDYGVGRGRRNVFRGRRRREDDRVSRPQPSAETKTQTPKFDLLASNFPPLPGSTAKILGEPVLESRMSDIVKGVCKEKESKDSLSPGSAPAPEEQTPSAAPPPVPSVSSPSQTEPVVLSIVQPESKPEEVSAPKDVASPASPPASISPVSAAKPPRTNTSSPSAQASAAPALTTQEPRKLSYAEVCQKPPKEPPPAPVQPLREHRANIVPPAKTEENAPPEKAPDKAPEKVLEKAPPHERPEGRMKDFSGFRGSGAPRGAAGKIREQRRQFGRRSSPQGAPRRLGKEQYVPPRSPK comes from the exons ATGTTGCTGTTCGTGGAG GTAACATCCAAAGGTGCTGGCTTGAACCCCAACGCCAAAGTGTGGCAAGAAGTGCCCCAGGGCACTGGGGAGGCCGTGGCCCCCACCaatggcacagagcacacgtggcaggagacagcagcagcccaggggacTCCAGCTGAGG GTAACATAGAGATCTCAGAGGACAGCTGCAAGCAGTATGAAGTGATATATTCCCCATCCTGTGAAGCCACAAGGAATGGCACAGGAGTTGATGAGGCCTCAGCAAATGGAATTGTCCTGGCGACGGAAGATCTGGGGTACCAAATTTATGAAGTGTCTG GTGATGGCAGCTCCACTGTGTCCACAGAAGACATCAGAGAATGTTTGAGAAAACAACTCGAATTCTGCTTCTCGCG AGAGAATCTTTCAAAGGATCTCTACTTGATGTCTCAGATGGACAGTGATCAGTTTGTTCCAATATGGACAATTGCCAATATGGAAGGGATTAAGAAGCTGACAACGGATATGGACCTTATTCTTGAAGTTTTGAGAT CTTCTCCTATGGTACAAGTGGATGAAAGGGGAGAGAAAGTCAGACCAAACCACAAGCGATGTATTATCATTCTCCGTGAGATCCCTGAAACAACACCTATAGAG GAGGTGAAGGCTCTGTTCAAGAACGAGAACTGCCCCAAGGTGATAAGCTGTGAGTTTGCTCACAACAACAACTGGTACGTTACATTCCAGTCCGACACAGACGCGCAACAG GCATTCAAATACTTAAGGGAAGAAGTGAAAACCTTTCAGGGCAAGCCAGTAATG GCCAGGATAAAAGCCATCAACACGTTCTTTGCTAAGAATGGTTACAGGGTGGTGGATTCCAGTGTGTATCCCCAGCCCGTGCAGACCCAAGCCCAGTTTGCCTCCCCCCTGTTTATGCAGCCTGTATATAGCCCTCAGCAGTACTCCATTTACAGCATCGTGCCTCAGACGTGGTCTCCAAATCCTGCACCTTACTTTGAGACACCACTG GCCCCGTTTCCCAATGGTGGATTTGTGAATGGCTTTAATACACCAGGATCATACAAAACAAATGCTGCTTCTCTGAGTATAGGTCGCCCATTCCACAGGAATCG ggTGAAGCCCCATTTCCGCTCgtccagcagctctgagcacccAGAGGGGCCACCCGGCGCCGGGGCCCTGCCCGTGGGAGACCTGAGCAGAACCAGCTCCAGGAATTTTGTCATGGAGAGACACAACAGCTCTTTAAGTGGGCACCAAGACCAAGGGTATTCCCAGAAGGATTCTCCCGCGGCGCCGCTGGAGCAGAACGGCGATTACGGCGTCGGCAGGGGCAG GAGGAACGTGTTCAGAGGTCGCAGGAGACGGGAGGACGACCGAGTTTCA AGACCTCAGCCTTCAGCAGAAACAAAGACTCAGACACCAAAGTTTGACTTGCTTGCATCCAATTTCCCACCTttgcctggcagcacagcaaaaattctgggagagcctgtgctggagagcaggatgTCTGACATTGTTAAAGGAGTCTGCAAAGAGAAG gaaaGCAAAGACTCCCTGTCCCcgggctcagctcctgctccagaggaaCAAACACCCAGCGCTGCCCCACCGCCCGTGCCCAGCGTGAGCTCCCCGAGCCAGACTGAGCCTGTGGTGCTGAG CATTGTTCAGCCAGAGAGCAAACCAGAAGAAGTGTCTGCTCCAAAGGACGTGGCCAGCCCAGCTTCTCCACCGGCATCCATCAGTCCCGTCAGTGCTGCAAAGCCACCGAGGACAAACACCTCCTCACCTTCTGCTCAAgccagtgcagctcctgccctgacAACACAG GAGCCTCGCAAGCTCAGTTACGCTGAAGTTTGCCAGAAACCCCCAAAGgagccacctccagcccctgtCCAACCTCTGAGGGAGCACCGCGCCAACATCGTTCCCCCTGCCAAAACCGAGGAGAACGCTCCGCCGGAGAAAGCTCCGGACAAGGCTCCGGAGAAGGTTCTGGAGAAAGCTCCTCCTCACGAGAGGCCCGAAGGTCGAATGAAGGATTTCTCCGGGTTCCGTGGCAGCGGAgctcccaggggagctgctggcaaaATCAGGGAACAGAGGCGCCAGTTTGGACGCAGATCTTCGCCTCAGGGAGCGCCGCGCCGCCTCGGCAAGGAGCAGTACGTGCCACCCCGCTCACCAAAGTAA
- the LARP4 gene encoding la-related protein 4 isoform X1 — MLSDVNKERLKATLLMEQVTSKGAGLNPNAKVWQEVPQGTGEAVAPTNGTEHTWQETAAAQGTPAEGNIEISEDSCKQYEVIYSPSCEATRNGTGVDEASANGIVLATEDLGYQIYEVSGDGSSTVSTEDIRECLRKQLEFCFSRENLSKDLYLMSQMDSDQFVPIWTIANMEGIKKLTTDMDLILEVLRSSPMVQVDERGEKVRPNHKRCIIILREIPETTPIEEVKALFKNENCPKVISCEFAHNNNWYVTFQSDTDAQQAFKYLREEVKTFQGKPVMARIKAINTFFAKNGYRVVDSSVYPQPVQTQAQFASPLFMQPVYSPQQYSIYSIVPQTWSPNPAPYFETPLAPFPNGGFVNGFNTPGSYKTNAASLSIGRPFHRNRVKPHFRSSSSSEHPEGPPGAGALPVGDLSRTSSRNFVMERHNSSLSGHQDQGYSQKDSPAAPLEQNGDYGVGRGRRNVFRGRRRREDDRVSRPQPSAETKTQTPKFDLLASNFPPLPGSTAKILGEPVLESRMSDIVKGVCKEKESKDSLSPGSAPAPEEQTPSAAPPPVPSVSSPSQTEPVVLSIVQPESKPEEVSAPKDVASPASPPASISPVSAAKPPRTNTSSPSAQASAAPALTTQEPRKLSYAEVCQKPPKEPPPAPVQPLREHRANIVPPAKTEENAPPEKAPDKAPEKVLEKAPPHERPEGRMKDFSGFRGSGAPRGAAGKIREQRRQFGRRSSPQGAPRRLGKEQYVPPRSPK, encoded by the exons ATGTTGTCGGATGTCAATAAAGAGAGGTTGAAGGCAACACTTCTAATGGAG CAGGTAACATCCAAAGGTGCTGGCTTGAACCCCAACGCCAAAGTGTGGCAAGAAGTGCCCCAGGGCACTGGGGAGGCCGTGGCCCCCACCaatggcacagagcacacgtggcaggagacagcagcagcccaggggacTCCAGCTGAGG GTAACATAGAGATCTCAGAGGACAGCTGCAAGCAGTATGAAGTGATATATTCCCCATCCTGTGAAGCCACAAGGAATGGCACAGGAGTTGATGAGGCCTCAGCAAATGGAATTGTCCTGGCGACGGAAGATCTGGGGTACCAAATTTATGAAGTGTCTG GTGATGGCAGCTCCACTGTGTCCACAGAAGACATCAGAGAATGTTTGAGAAAACAACTCGAATTCTGCTTCTCGCG AGAGAATCTTTCAAAGGATCTCTACTTGATGTCTCAGATGGACAGTGATCAGTTTGTTCCAATATGGACAATTGCCAATATGGAAGGGATTAAGAAGCTGACAACGGATATGGACCTTATTCTTGAAGTTTTGAGAT CTTCTCCTATGGTACAAGTGGATGAAAGGGGAGAGAAAGTCAGACCAAACCACAAGCGATGTATTATCATTCTCCGTGAGATCCCTGAAACAACACCTATAGAG GAGGTGAAGGCTCTGTTCAAGAACGAGAACTGCCCCAAGGTGATAAGCTGTGAGTTTGCTCACAACAACAACTGGTACGTTACATTCCAGTCCGACACAGACGCGCAACAG GCATTCAAATACTTAAGGGAAGAAGTGAAAACCTTTCAGGGCAAGCCAGTAATG GCCAGGATAAAAGCCATCAACACGTTCTTTGCTAAGAATGGTTACAGGGTGGTGGATTCCAGTGTGTATCCCCAGCCCGTGCAGACCCAAGCCCAGTTTGCCTCCCCCCTGTTTATGCAGCCTGTATATAGCCCTCAGCAGTACTCCATTTACAGCATCGTGCCTCAGACGTGGTCTCCAAATCCTGCACCTTACTTTGAGACACCACTG GCCCCGTTTCCCAATGGTGGATTTGTGAATGGCTTTAATACACCAGGATCATACAAAACAAATGCTGCTTCTCTGAGTATAGGTCGCCCATTCCACAGGAATCG ggTGAAGCCCCATTTCCGCTCgtccagcagctctgagcacccAGAGGGGCCACCCGGCGCCGGGGCCCTGCCCGTGGGAGACCTGAGCAGAACCAGCTCCAGGAATTTTGTCATGGAGAGACACAACAGCTCTTTAAGTGGGCACCAAGACCAAGGGTATTCCCAGAAGGATTCTCCCGCGGCGCCGCTGGAGCAGAACGGCGATTACGGCGTCGGCAGGGGCAG GAGGAACGTGTTCAGAGGTCGCAGGAGACGGGAGGACGACCGAGTTTCA AGACCTCAGCCTTCAGCAGAAACAAAGACTCAGACACCAAAGTTTGACTTGCTTGCATCCAATTTCCCACCTttgcctggcagcacagcaaaaattctgggagagcctgtgctggagagcaggatgTCTGACATTGTTAAAGGAGTCTGCAAAGAGAAG gaaaGCAAAGACTCCCTGTCCCcgggctcagctcctgctccagaggaaCAAACACCCAGCGCTGCCCCACCGCCCGTGCCCAGCGTGAGCTCCCCGAGCCAGACTGAGCCTGTGGTGCTGAG CATTGTTCAGCCAGAGAGCAAACCAGAAGAAGTGTCTGCTCCAAAGGACGTGGCCAGCCCAGCTTCTCCACCGGCATCCATCAGTCCCGTCAGTGCTGCAAAGCCACCGAGGACAAACACCTCCTCACCTTCTGCTCAAgccagtgcagctcctgccctgacAACACAG GAGCCTCGCAAGCTCAGTTACGCTGAAGTTTGCCAGAAACCCCCAAAGgagccacctccagcccctgtCCAACCTCTGAGGGAGCACCGCGCCAACATCGTTCCCCCTGCCAAAACCGAGGAGAACGCTCCGCCGGAGAAAGCTCCGGACAAGGCTCCGGAGAAGGTTCTGGAGAAAGCTCCTCCTCACGAGAGGCCCGAAGGTCGAATGAAGGATTTCTCCGGGTTCCGTGGCAGCGGAgctcccaggggagctgctggcaaaATCAGGGAACAGAGGCGCCAGTTTGGACGCAGATCTTCGCCTCAGGGAGCGCCGCGCCGCCTCGGCAAGGAGCAGTACGTGCCACCCCGCTCACCAAAGTAA
- the LARP4 gene encoding la-related protein 4 isoform X5, with translation MLLFVEQVTSKGAGLNPNAKVWQEVPQGTGEAVAPTNGTEHTWQETAAAQGTPAEGNIEISEDSCKQYEVIYSPSCEATRNGTGVDEASANGIVLATEDLGYQIYEVSGDGSSTVSTEDIRECLRKQLEFCFSRENLSKDLYLMSQMDSDQFVPIWTIANMEGIKKLTTDMDLILEVLRSSPMVQVDERGEKVRPNHKRCIIILREIPETTPIEEVKALFKNENCPKVISCEFAHNNNWYVTFQSDTDAQQAFKYLREEVKTFQGKPVMARIKAINTFFAKNGYRVVDSSVYPQPVQTQAQFASPLFMQPVYSPQQYSIYSIVPQTWSPNPAPYFETPLAPFPNGGFVNGFNTPGSYKTNAASLSIGRPFHRNR, from the exons ATGTTGCTGTTCGTGGAG CAGGTAACATCCAAAGGTGCTGGCTTGAACCCCAACGCCAAAGTGTGGCAAGAAGTGCCCCAGGGCACTGGGGAGGCCGTGGCCCCCACCaatggcacagagcacacgtggcaggagacagcagcagcccaggggacTCCAGCTGAGG GTAACATAGAGATCTCAGAGGACAGCTGCAAGCAGTATGAAGTGATATATTCCCCATCCTGTGAAGCCACAAGGAATGGCACAGGAGTTGATGAGGCCTCAGCAAATGGAATTGTCCTGGCGACGGAAGATCTGGGGTACCAAATTTATGAAGTGTCTG GTGATGGCAGCTCCACTGTGTCCACAGAAGACATCAGAGAATGTTTGAGAAAACAACTCGAATTCTGCTTCTCGCG AGAGAATCTTTCAAAGGATCTCTACTTGATGTCTCAGATGGACAGTGATCAGTTTGTTCCAATATGGACAATTGCCAATATGGAAGGGATTAAGAAGCTGACAACGGATATGGACCTTATTCTTGAAGTTTTGAGAT CTTCTCCTATGGTACAAGTGGATGAAAGGGGAGAGAAAGTCAGACCAAACCACAAGCGATGTATTATCATTCTCCGTGAGATCCCTGAAACAACACCTATAGAG GAGGTGAAGGCTCTGTTCAAGAACGAGAACTGCCCCAAGGTGATAAGCTGTGAGTTTGCTCACAACAACAACTGGTACGTTACATTCCAGTCCGACACAGACGCGCAACAG GCATTCAAATACTTAAGGGAAGAAGTGAAAACCTTTCAGGGCAAGCCAGTAATG GCCAGGATAAAAGCCATCAACACGTTCTTTGCTAAGAATGGTTACAGGGTGGTGGATTCCAGTGTGTATCCCCAGCCCGTGCAGACCCAAGCCCAGTTTGCCTCCCCCCTGTTTATGCAGCCTGTATATAGCCCTCAGCAGTACTCCATTTACAGCATCGTGCCTCAGACGTGGTCTCCAAATCCTGCACCTTACTTTGAGACACCACTG GCCCCGTTTCCCAATGGTGGATTTGTGAATGGCTTTAATACACCAGGATCATACAAAACAAATGCTGCTTCTCTGAGTATAGGTCGCCCATTCCACAGGAATCGGTAA